CCTGCCCTGGGTGCAGCCGTGGTCGAACACAGCGTGCGGTCCGAGCCTGCCGCACAATGCGGCGACCAAAAGGAATTATTCCGGCATTAATCTGCTTCTCCTCTGGGGCACGGTGCACACGCAGGGTTTCACCTCGCAGCGCTGGCTCACGTTCCGCCAGGCGCTTGCCGTTGGCGGCAATGTCCGCAAAGGCGAGAAGGGAACCACTGTGTTCTACGCGGATCGGTTCGTGCCAAAATCGGAAAGCGGAAGCGATGATGCGCGCGCCATACCGTTCCTGAAACGGTTTACGGTGTTCAATGTCGACCAATGTGACAACCTGCCGGACGAGATGACAGCCTGCATCGCGCCACCTGCGGAAGCCGAGATCATTCCCGCTGCCGACCGATTGATCAGGGCGACAGGCGCCACGATACGGGTCGGTGGCAACAAGGCGTTCTACATGCCGGCTCTCGACCTCATCCAGGTGCCGCCCCAACAGGCGTATGACGAGCCGGTCAATTGGCATCGAACAGTTCTGCATGAACTCGGTCATTGGTCGGGGAATGAAAAACGTCTCGACCGCAAGTTAAGCAATCGGTTCGGAACCTACGATTACATGGCGGAAGAGCTCATTGCCGAGATAGTTTCTGCCTTTTTACTGGCGAAGCTCGGTATCACCCCGACAGTTCGCCACGCCGATTACTGCGGGAACTGGATTACCATGCTGAAGGCGGATAAGCGAGCGATTTTTACAGCAGCCCGGCTTGCCTCAGCCGCCGCCGACTACATCCTGGCTTTCGACCGCGACGAAGCCCGCGAGGTCGAGGCCGACACGGAGGGGCTCGCCGAGCCCGAACTTGCGTGAGGCAACGCCATGCGCGCGATCATCACGCTATTCTGGGCCAATCCCGGCACCGTGCCGCCGCCGGGTGTCGAAACCTTGCCGGACGGCCGAACCTGGTGGTGTTGCACCTTGCTCGACTATTCCCATCCAGAGGAACTGGCGATCCGGACCGCGCATGCACCGCCCTACATTCTCGGCAGCGGTTGGTCGCAGGGCTGGACGCCGGTGCTCGCTCCGCCGAAGCGATGGAGCGGCGCGCGCAAAGCGCAGACAAGGCGGCGAAATCTCCGTCGCCGGCTGGAGGCGGCCGTACCGCTGTTCGCCGGTCAGTTCGAAGCGGAGGAACTCGCCCGCCGTCCCGGTTATTTCGACGCCCAAACCATCGAAGCCGAAAACGTTCGTTCCGCGCAGGAGAAAAACCGATGATCCGGCAATATTATACCTCGCCCTTTCAGGGAGGCGATAACCCGCTGCGCATCGGGACGGTCGCGACCGGGAATATTTTTCATCTGCCGTCGGGTCCCATTCCCGCCGGGCGCATGGTCCAACCCACGCGGCCATGGATCGTGGAGGGCTTCCTCAATGGACTTTATACGGCGGCCGGGCGCGATCCGCGCACGGGAAAATGGTTCAACCGCGTGATCAGCGGACGCTCGGATCTTGCGATCCTGCGTTGTCTCAGCGACGGACGTCGCCAAACACTGGCCGTGCGCGTTTTGCGTCACTGTGAAGAGCTCGGCAGCGAAGATCCCGAGAACCGCCCTCCGGCTCTGCCGGATCTGGCGCGGTTCTACGGTCGGCGACGCCGTGCGAGCGTCTAGCGAACGTCCAGCGTGCCGTGGGTTTGCACGGCGGCCTCGAAGCGCGGCACCGCCATGCGGGGCACGTCCTTCATGGTGAACACGGTGCCATTCTCCAGGTAGGTCTCGACGGCATCGAGCGTTCCGAAGCGTGCGCGCGGCAGTCCTTTGAGGAATTTCACGCCGCGACCGGGACGCGTGATGCGGCGTGGCATCATCGTGACCGCCACCTGTCGCCCGCACAGCCAAAGATCGGCCCCGCCGATCCAGCGCATTTGGGGATGCCAGCCTTCATTGGCCTCGATGTGGAGCGTGACGGTATCCGCCGCCGCTTCCGGCGTGCCATCGACGCCCCAGAGGCTTCCGCAGATCGCGCGCACCTCGTGTTCGCGCGTGGCGTCGAACACCCAACCCGTCTGTTTGCCGAGAAAACGACCGCGCAGTTTGTGCGCCTCCGCGCCGAGTTGCGGATGAAACGGTGCTTGAAGAGACAGTTGCGCACCGTGCATCGAGACAATGATCATCTGGCGATACTCCAGAATACCGAACGAATACGGTCGTTCTACTACGCGCTGACTTAAGTTGTACAGAAGAAAATCGTCAAGAAAACGAAGAGAACCTGCCGGATAGTCCGAGCCGCCTCAAGCGGTGGGTCCGCGCGATGCTGCGCATCCCTTGCGGTCCCGGCGCGTGCCGCGCCGCGCTTGACCCGTCCCGGCCCATCCGCCCGTCGGAGAGATCGAAAAGGGAGAGGGGCCTTCCGCCGCTTCCGATCGACCGTCGCACGAACGGCCAAGCGCCGGGGAAAAGACGGAACACAGCCCAGAAGGAAACAGTGCCATGTCAGAACGACAACAAGCACGCAAAGCGTTCGAAACGCCGTCACCCTGCCGGCAGGCGGCCAGAGGGCGTGCGGAGGAAAGCAGTCCGGCATCACGATGCGAGGTTTCGCGCAGCGCATCGACGCGAACGTCGAGCAACCCGCCTTCCTTGCAAGGCTGATCGGGAGGGTGCGGTCCTGCCGCGTCGAACGCCCATGTCCTCACATCATCTTGGCCGAAAGAAATATGCCATGTCCGGTTCCCTGATCCATGCCGGGACCGTCGCACGCCAGCAGGCGCGCGCCCTGTCCCGCCGCCTCGCCGAAGAAGCGGCTTTTCTCGATCACAGTGCCGCCGACGCCGCGTTTTCGTCGCATCATGCCGCCGCCATCCGGCGCTCGGCTGCCGATGCGCGCAGTCGCGCCCGCGAAAAGCTGCTCGACGCCCGCCATCTGCCGAGCGTGTCATGAGCGCGCCGCCTCTGGCCCCGTCGGGCAAAAAAGTGCCATCGGACGCGAGATTTTCTGTACCGTCGCATGTTGAAGGCCGACTCTCGTCGCAACAAAGCGGGGCTATCGTCTCTGCCGCACCCTTCGGTCACATGACACAGGGCTTGCGGAAAGAAACCGGCGCACCGCTCCGATCCACACGACGGGAGCCCAGACGCATGGCCTATCGTTCTTCTCCGGAAGCCCAGCGCGAGGAATTGCAGGAATTCCGCGACAGCGTGAATTGCAGCACGGTGCTGGAAAAAGAAGGTTTTCGCCTCGATCGCGCGGCGACCGCCCAGCGAAGCGCGCGCAACCTGAAATTCCGGCGCGGCGAGGGCGAGATCGTCATCGTCAACCACGAAGGTAAAGGTTGGTGGTCGCCCAGCGATAGCACCAGCAAAGGCGACGTGATCAAGCTGATGCAGTTCCTGCATCCGGACATGAATCTCGGCCATGTGCGCCGCGAGTTGCGCGACATGATCGGAATGCAGCCGACCTACGAGGTGCGGGAACGCACGAAGGAAACGCTCTGCCCGGAGGTCCAACGCGATCCGTCCTGGATGTGGTCGCACCGCGCGGCGCCCCAGCCCGGCTCGGAAGCGTGGCGCTACCTGACCGAGACGCGGAAGCTGACGCCCGAGATCCTCGATCTCGCGAACCGGCAGAACCTGCTGCGCGAGGGACCGAAGGGCACCGCCTGGTTCGCCCATCACGACGACGGAGGAAACGTCACCGGGATGGAAATGCGGGGACCGGACTATCGGGGATTTTCGAGCGGAGGCGGCGGTAAGCGGCTGTTTCGGATGGAAGCCGACCCGGGCCAACCTGTGTCGCGCGTGGTGGTCGCCGAGGCCGCGATCACTGCCTTGTCGTTTGCGGCGATGGATCGCTTCCGGTCCAACTCGCTCTACCTGTCCACCGCCGGGGGCATGAGTCCGGAGAGCCTTGCGGAGATGAAGCAGCTCCTGGCGCGCGTGGCGCAGCATCCGGAAGCCCGGTTGATCATCGCGGTCGACAACGATCACCAGGGGGATCGCAACGCCGAGAAATTCAAGGCGCTCGCCGACGAGGCCGGGCTGTGGAGCGGACGGCTTTCCCCGAAGGCCGCGGGCCAGGACTGGAACGATGTGCTGCGGGCACGCGGTGAAAAGGAGCCGACCCCAACCCGCCCTTTTTCCGTCGTGGCGGACACCACCGCGACGCCAGCCGCCCTGCAAGCTCATGACGGCACGGCGGGATGGATCGACCGGATGGAGGCGCGTCGCCTGGTTCCGCGGGCCGGTGGGGCACCGACCGTCCCCCGGCAAAACGAAACGGGTCCGACCCGCAACGCCACCCCTGGCATGTGAGGCGATGATGACCGATACGAACCTGGCCCTCGATGGCATCCACAGCCCGGCCTGGCGTGTTGCCCTGCTTGGAAGATTTCGAGAGGATACACGCGCAATGCGCGTCTGGTCGCGGCAGGCCCCAGACTCCTCCCGTTTTCCCAGCGTCTTCGTCGCCTGCTCGAACGGCATGCACGACCTGGAAGGCGTGGTGATCGGCGGCCGGCGTGACCCCGATGACGCGGAGGAATGGGATTTTTCCGGGACGTTCGTTCTTTACGATGAACACGGCGCTATTCTCGATGTGAACGGCTGGCTCGCCACCGATTGGGACACCGTCATCCACCTTGCGGCAGAGGAGAAATAACCGATGTTCGTTCTGACTGATTCCTGGTTCCGCGCCGTGACGGACGATCTGGTGCTACGCGCCGGCCTGGCCCAGATCTTCGACCGCTGCGCCGCCGCGCGCGGGTTTTGGGAGACGCACCTCATGCGTTTGAAACTCGACCCGCTGCCGAGCGGTCCGCCGCCCGAGTGCATGGTGCGCCTCGACGAGCGTCCCGACACCCCGATCGGTCTGGTGATCAGCGGGCGCTGGGACACGACGTTCGAGGATTTCGATCTGTCGCGGCCGTTCCTGATCGTGACCGCCCAAGGCACGATCGAGCGCTGCGAAAGCTGCCTGATCGAACTCGTGAGTGTGTTGTGATGTCCGATCTCGATATTCCGCACCAGCTTGCGCCGATCCTCGACGCGCTCACCCCGGAACAACGTGCGGCCGCCCTGGCGCTCGGCCGGGTGCTCGTGCTCGCCGGAGCCGGGACGGGCAAGACCAAGACCCTGACAGCGGGTGTCGCCACGCGGGTCGCGCTCTACGGCATGGTCCCCGCGCGCATCCTGTGCGTGACCTTCACCAACAAGGCGGCCGCCGAAATGCGCAGCCGCATCGTGCAGGCCTGCGGGGATGGCATGGCGCCGTCCTGGCTCGGCACGTTTCATGCCTTGTGCGCGCGCCAGTTGCGGGCCGAACCCGATGTCGCCCATCTGCGGCCCGGTTTCGACATCCGTGACGCCGATGACACGCTCACCATGGTGCGCCGGCTGATCAAGGCAGTCCCGAAGGAGCAGCTTCCGGTGCCGGTGGAAGGGGCGGCGGGCGACGCCAAGCAGATTGCCAAGATGGCCGAGCGGATCGCGCGCCTGAAGGAGGATTTGGTGACGCCCGAGGCTGCCCCGGCCCACGTGCAGGGCATGATCGCGCGCGCTCACGAAAAGAACGC
This window of the Kozakia baliensis genome carries:
- a CDS encoding ArdC family protein codes for the protein MSRSQHADLYQDVTDRIVADLESGILPWVQPWSNTACGPSLPHNAATKRNYSGINLLLLWGTVHTQGFTSQRWLTFRQALAVGGNVRKGEKGTTVFYADRFVPKSESGSDDARAIPFLKRFTVFNVDQCDNLPDEMTACIAPPAEAEIIPAADRLIRATGATIRVGGNKAFYMPALDLIQVPPQQAYDEPVNWHRTVLHELGHWSGNEKRLDRKLSNRFGTYDYMAEELIAEIVSAFLLAKLGITPTVRHADYCGNWITMLKADKRAIFTAARLASAAADYILAFDRDEAREVEADTEGLAEPELA
- a CDS encoding DUF3991 and TOPRIM domain-containing protein translates to MAYRSSPEAQREELQEFRDSVNCSTVLEKEGFRLDRAATAQRSARNLKFRRGEGEIVIVNHEGKGWWSPSDSTSKGDVIKLMQFLHPDMNLGHVRRELRDMIGMQPTYEVRERTKETLCPEVQRDPSWMWSHRAAPQPGSEAWRYLTETRKLTPEILDLANRQNLLREGPKGTAWFAHHDDGGNVTGMEMRGPDYRGFSSGGGGKRLFRMEADPGQPVSRVVVAEAAITALSFAAMDRFRSNSLYLSTAGGMSPESLAEMKQLLARVAQHPEARLIIAVDNDHQGDRNAEKFKALADEAGLWSGRLSPKAAGQDWNDVLRARGEKEPTPTRPFSVVADTTATPAALQAHDGTAGWIDRMEARRLVPRAGGAPTVPRQNETGPTRNATPGM